The Dreissena polymorpha isolate Duluth1 chromosome 2, UMN_Dpol_1.0, whole genome shotgun sequence nucleotide sequence ctgtttcatcataaaattaacaccctttctgtgttataatcaagagctgaaatcgtaaatttattaagcttcattaatacttagctgtatggatatgtctctagaacaaaatatttcaatatatttcataaaaaatataataatcatggcaaaggaaattcaatggccggtatctaaacaaaagcataatcgccaagaccgtagcatcagttcagtgcgttaggaacgcgcgctacattttaccgccttcattccttaattactttcgtttttaaacaatttttttttctatcgaatacagaattctattctcctaagcaagatgttatttttaaaactgaattccaaatataaacgctacaaatcggtataaagtacgaacatgtcaaccgttaatctagattctaaaactccaaaacggtatgttatttgcaaaagttaaagttataactcgccgggctgccgaaatcagaagaaaaacttaatatatatttatatatctgaaaactacgttacgtaagctttctaatgatatataatttgtcaaaatcggcctagaaatgaaactataatttaacaaaatactactcctataaatatgaggtcgtataagcggggtagcttacgtctaattatttggactaaacaaaatacgtgagtggatacatcaaatttataacctcagcgcttcgataaaagatcgatagttacgacacggtcacgtgacttagacacaacaagatatttggcgtagcggtcccgtttcatatccgtgtaatctagagtccgtgggtGGATAGATTAATTCGAAAGTAGGTGCACAACTTAAACGTTTAACATCTTGTCCAGCAGTAAGGGTGATATCTTAATACAcctttttacatttacatttcgTATAACTAGATAGTAATAATTGAAAATGATTACAAATATGTAAACGTATATTTTAACTCGTCTATTGctatatgtgatttatttatgTCTGAATCGGATGATcttcactgtttttttttttaaatataaatttaaagcattattACATGTGTCTGTGGATTGAACATTTGTATAGACTTCAAATATACTGGTGAAATAAAGAATACGTCAATGCAAATAAGTTTTATTGAAGACGCAACATGTTTATTCTGTGTAATATATGAAATTAAGTTGGAAATCCCAAGCATGATCTATTATTAGAACAAAGGTGTTTGATAATTCAGCAAAATGGGTttactaacgactcgcccccttaacgactcgccccataacgactcgccccactttttataacgactcgccccacttttataacgactcgccccacgattttattgtgtttaagtcggtaaaaactggtggggtattgaaaaaatatcttaagatttggcaaattagaagtttgatgaaatttgttaaaatgctttactttcacctttttcaggaactttcaacagaaactggaatactgtatcgcatcttgcatgatatgttcaagatttctacacttggaattttatcaactcttgcaattaatattatgcgttacCACAGTAACATAACTGAAATCATTGCAAATTTTCCACGATAATTGTTCAcacctacaaattaaaagaaccgccatttaattagcatttaatgtttatttgaaaccattgaaaactttccgcgctaattgttctcaccaaaatttaaaagaaacgccatttgataagcattttaaagtaaagtttgtgtgaaaaacacaaaaggactgatgcgcattttataatatgaaaaaagatttttaaatcgtgcgttgtgtattcagatcaacaggtaataactaggtagatttaagattataatggtaattttaaaattataaataaaaaattatcttacagatgaattgtgtccgtaaaatttctgcaaaaaataaatttcggcaaagaccttttttcatttttcttaccttttaatacccgtatatatgaaaatatctttaccacgaagcaaggtattcgcgctttcgcgattatgacacgtgtattgttgattgtcatcacccgtccgcggtaatgtacctgtcaattatattgttaattcatcggtctcctttataacgataatccctaaattcttgagtaatttaacctgggaatctttaattgtcgatatgatcttagcctttgcttctttttatacatataaaggaaagtatggcatgagacaaatgtgccgatatccaatagtcttgctttatgataatattgtcactgaacaaagatgtaaaaaaaaagcatcataaaataaaaattattacttttcagaatatgcctgcaatagacgtatataaggtcaggtataaggcaaaaaaacgctgaacgatggttatcaaacaatgccgaaccttaaattcatattatgaattgatttcatttatattaccatatataatataacattttattttaatagggcgagtcgttatatatgtggggcgagtcgttatgcatgtggggcgagtcgttataaaaagtggggcgagtcgttatggggcgagtcgttaagggggcgagtcgttacattaccgcAAAATGTATGcataattgtatacatataaGCTAAGGCTACTTTAAAGATACTTCTGTAGTGTGTGGATGGACTTTCATCATGGCGGATTTGTAAATCGTAGTAGTGTCACTCAGTGCCCGTATGTTTGTGCTAACTTTAGTTGTTTGTGAGCGAAACACTATAATTCAGACCAAAAAGTTGCATACTAGTTGTAATTCGGATATTCTCACCTTTGGAAACCTCATAATATATTATAATCATCGTAAATAGTAACAACACGTTTCACTTATTCAATCAAGGTTGTTTCTTCAAATAATTAGGGTTGATATGGTATGTGATTGTTAAAGGAATGTACATATGTCAGCCTGGTTAATTATCCAAGATAAGGGGTCTTTACAAAATACCTTGCACATTCCGGAGTAAGTATATATCAATACTTGTATTTCAATTGATATACTTGTACATTGCAGCGATAACGAAATCAGATACAAAAAGACCTTTTCAAATCTACAGCAATATGCGCTTTTATTTTGTAACAACAATACTTTCAAATACTGATAAATCTAATTGTGTGAAAGACGTAAGgaaaaaacaacaccaacagTTATTGACAAAAGCgttataatgatattgtgtgaatatttatagtatgcacacacaaaaattatttgtttccatGGTAATACAGATTACGTGTTGTTGTGAGAatataactattgtattgtaGATGACTTATGAAGGGCAACTTAATGAACCTAATGTTTGAAGTGAACAAGATCAGAGGATACTTACTGATAAAGACATTGATCTCATGTCATAAAACCGTCTAACATTGGCCGTCGGGAAACGAACCCGTCACTGGTGATTTGCGGTCTCATCAAGATGGCTGCCACCACCAACATATTTACCCACAAGGAGACCAATAACTGGTTCAAGGCTTGGATAGCCTTGAATGTGATGAAGGAAGGACTGACTAACTTCGTAGTGAGCGAATTAAAAAATGTCCACTCAGCGATAGGCATAAGCTGCGGACAATGTTCAATTGCAAACCTCATGCCGTGTCCTACTCGGTGCCTGTGTAAAAAGAGGAAACCATATACATGCACTTTTCATACGTCACAACTACCCAAGTCATGCCAAACATGTGACaaagtgaaacaaaatatcacatCGCTGCATAGATATAACTGCCCTTCGTGGCGAAACTCTAAAGCGGAAAGATGGGTAACGGATCCGTGGGAAATTGGTAAATGTTACCTCCCACCGGATGGCTATAGCGACGTTTCTTCTGTCCAAGAATCTGATTTCAATGGTGTGATAAGCATTTTGTTGAACTGCAAACATTTCCAGACATGTCTCTCCCCCACATTTCTAACGCCGCCACCACCTGATAAGCAATGCCCGTTGGAAAAGGTAATATCAAAATATACTAAtaaaatagcaaaaaacacatgtttatttgtcTAACACGctaatgtaaaaaaacacatgtgTTATGACGCGGTTTATTACAGTAATGTCCATGATATCAACCAAACACACACTTTTTTATCTCAGCATTTGTAAATATTCTGCTTTCACACTGACGGCCACGCGCCTGTTTATTTACCTTTAAGCGTTCTTCCTTGGTCATAAACTACACAACTTTATTTTGATAAAGATACGTCAAATAGGCCGAGATGTACGTCACACTGCCGACTGCAAGGTGACAGATGCTGACCTGCAGGACTATTTCAAGACACTGGCCACCCTTCTGGCTGATCCAATCTGCTTATTACATGATACAGCAGCAATAGACGCGCACAGAAAACTCAGTGATGTAAATTGatgcatttttagtttaagaAATAAGTCGAGTGTTGTTTGTGTCTATATATACAAAAATAGAATGTATTGAATGATATCACGCAACTTTCTGGTGGATTTTTTTGACAACGATATATTATTTCAACAGAAAACGAGTCCTTTTCATGTgctaatattttattttgatccTGATTCTGGAACATACGAAAAACGGTATGCAGTCTAACTCCTCTAAAACTTTCGTAATTGGAGGCAAATTTGTtttgaacaacaacaaaaaaaacaaaacaacaacagacgAATGTCCAAATTGTAAAATACTCTGCAGTTCTTATTTTGGAAAGTAATTATTTTCTAATTTTTACACATGCGTTTGGTTGTggaaaatgaaaaatacattttaaatcattttaatgtaACTCTAGTGACTGTTTCGACTAATATCACAGGAAATAAAATAGGTATCTTTTATGAAACTAGGGACAATCAAATGTTCCTACAACGCACATTTATACTGTCGTCACATGTCAAATAATCAAGCACGTGGGGAGCTTTGGAAAATGTGAACTCTTTGGCACTGATATTAAAATCGCATTACTAAACGACAATAAATAATTAGTCGATTATATTATTTGACGCTATTTAAAAGTATACTCATGTTTGTACCAACAATATGTCAATATGGGaatgtttgttatgttttattggtCCTCAAACTTTGCGAGGgtttttattatgttgtttaCTATACACTCACTAATATTTTGTAATGATCTAGGATTTCACAAACACAAGAATCAGTCTCGATACAAGTCTACACATGCCAATATGCCAATATTTTGACGTAGTTGCAGAATGATCAGCTTACACTTACCGGACTTGGCGAGCTGTTGAAAGAAGCCAATCAGACACTTACACACGCGAAAGAGGTCAGAGAACGTTTATCTAAAGAGGCTGCAAAGACCCTGACAGAAGGTCTGAAAACTTTAGAGGCTACAATACAGGTTGGAGTGCTGCGCATTCAAAGCGAGACAATGGATAGCATAGTGCGCATTAAACAAGCAGCGAATGAAAAGGGACAAGATGATTACGAACGAGGCGTAGCAGGTTTGTACACGTATTCGGTCTACACATATCTTCACTTCGTTATAAACTGATTGCATTTGTATTAAATATCAGATAAATCCATCCAACTGATATAGAAATTTTGATGCTTTGCTGTTAACATCCGATTTACTATTGCAAAAATCTTAGTATCAAATCGAACATATCCGTTGTACAGACACAACCTATGATGCCATTTCGGATGCATCAGTGCAAAAGATATATACATCATAGCGCCCTGTCGGTCATAAGTCAATTTACCTACGTTTCGGACACATCCGTTATAGTACTTGCGCGTACATTATACAACCGTGGCGGATATATTACATCCAGTTATACCGGAACGGTAACAATACAGCCGTTTCAAACAAACACATCAGTTATATGTCGGGCGAATATCTTATACTGGCACATTCTCTATACTATCATGTCGGACACATATATTGACACATACATATTCACTATATTGTCGTCTCTGACACATACAACGTTCTTCCGTTAAGGACACATCCAATATATTGACATAGAATATATATGAGCACTATTTGCGGTATGACACGCGAAATTTAACGACCGTATATTGCAATGGACAAGGCATTCACATGCGGATGCAACATTGCATGTCATATTGCGAGTGTCGAGTGTCGTATTTTGCACCGTTGTCGACTTCACATGCAAGGACGAAAATTTATGAAACTCGAACCGGCCTGCGTAGTTACCTCTACAATAGGTGTTTAATGCCATCACAAATAAAGCCTTCCGATCTTAATATTTCAAGTTTGTAATTTTTGCTCTAATAAAAAATTATGTCTCTTTCTCTGTTTTTTCACTAATGTGTCTTGAACATTTCTTTAACAActgtatggcacgcctgaaccacaaaaaagagaaaaactaagtttaagtaacttaaacttagtttttcactacttaaactcaatttaagtaacttaattcgaattaacgctactaaatgcattaagtagttaagaagagttattttctatttatgtgagaaaaatgaattaagcagagaaaaacttagtttaactcgttaagtgcgcccgaacaacaaaaattgatttttattaccgttaagttacttaaattgcatttaacgctgcttaaaattaatttaagtgctttcgcatcgttaattgtatttaattattacttaagtaataaaatttttacttaagttgaattattaattatcgttaagtcaaaactcgcgtccgaaaataagcatatgaaacaagcgttttgattagttgtcaggtttgttaataaattcatgcccgaggtcggaagaaaaagattgccatgtggtacgagcaaaaaatacagatattataaatttggattagaatcttaagtcagctaaaatttgttttagtctggaataacattcaaaacaccctttcatcatcaaattttgctgacagtcagtaactatgcaataaacatcaaaaacgatccgcccgtctatatatttccgggtcatatcgcatttacctgtagtaataacttgtcttgtatacgagtagtcataccagcttgtatgtagaaactgggactatattatatgtcccaggtagaaattaaagattatatcgtgtcaccgaatccaacttaattatattctatacatgtaaattttggctttgattttagtatttaaatggaaaaaaaacagtctccagtatctcagtattggcagtgaacttataagtaaacaatcccaaaaagtacacatatcagaaattacccaggtgatattttaagtctgagtgcactattgtcttttaaaataattttaaatgtaaaaaaagaaaaaaatgtactgttaacatattatttagaaacatatctAACTTAAGTGTTCTGATTTTTCCCCTTTAGAAATAAATAGTTTAGACAGAGACATATATTCAGTATATATTCCCAGTTtagatattaattaaaagaactaatgtatgcatttgttaaatGTCATTCGTTCTTCCGAAATATTATCCTATATTGTTTGATGAGATTCAAAATAAACCTAATTAagaatttaattgttgttttagtgcagcagttaacaatttatatttttttatgagtgTGTCAATATTGCAATGGTAACAAACGAATCCATAATACAGTATTAAAAATGTCATGAGGATCAGTGATTGCTCGTTAATTGTCTTTCATATCCTGTATTTGTTATTTCAGTTCCCTTTTTAAAAACAaccaacattttgttgttgttttaacagtATTGGTAATTGTCTAGTTAATTGAAGGGTACCCCTTGATTACACATGGgttgttttcttaaaaagaaGGCCATATGACATTCCACAAGCTAAGTCATAGTATGGCTTCAtctttttcttataaataaaccACCACTCAATTGCTTGATCATAATTATCCTGAATTCAAGATGTCAGTTGGTAAGtagcaattttattttttgggtgttttagttttgtcaaaatttagTCAATAACATCACTTAAGCCATAAAATCCTTTCCTGTTTACGTTTGTtacgacgtttctgattggcttaggtcttccggatcattaactgaccaatcaaaacaattcgactttacaacttaagtaaaattccttactaaagttgaattcgtgtaactaaaaacatattttaagtagaaaaacctattttaacgcaacttaattgaaaatagtacaattgatagagaaaatccttgttaagttgaattaattcaacttaagtaagaaaattaccattaagcaccgttaatgcattttcggtgttttaattagcgttaacgccgcgggaaccacaaaaactacttaaattcattttaagcagcgttaattcgaattaagttacttaaattgagtttaagtagtgaaaaactaagtttaagttacttaaacttagtttttctcatttttgtggttcaggcgtgccatacaaCTGGGTGGATCCatctcaaactttcacagtttaaTGACCTTAATGTGAAGATTATCGGAAATAAAGGGATTTCGGCTGCGACTAGTTTCGTCAGAACTTTAGCACTTTTTTTCTCATATTTCCATTGTAGAACATATGGTAAAAACCTTTCGTGTTTACCACTCTTCTTTAACTGCTTTGTGGATATTGCTCAAAATTTCCCTTTTAAATTACCTTACTGTGTATATATAATCTTAAATAAAAGGATTTAGGATGTCAAGAGTTTTGTCAGAATTATGGTTATTTGTCTGTTTGTCTACAATATAATATTAAGTCACCACATTTTGTGTTTCAACTCCGCTCTATCTAAAAGTTGTATCTCGCTCAAGCTTTCACAGTTGAATTACGGTAATGTGTAGACGATCTAAAAGAAAGAAATGTTGTCTGCAACAAGCTTTGGCAGAATAATTGCCCTTCGTcctttttaacaatataaaatatagagTCCCGACATTTTGTGTTCTCTATTCATCTTGAACTTCATATTGGATCTTGATAAAAGTTTCCTTTTGAATGATATTAATGTGTACATAATCGTGAAGAATGAAATTTGAGCTAAGACGAGTTTTGGCAGAATGATTGCTCTTTGTCTGTTTATCCCACTAtagaatatgtatttattatgccccccttcgaagaagagggggtatattgctttgctcatgtcggtcggtcggtctgtcggtccgtccaccaggtggttgtcagacgataactcaagaacacttgggcctaggatcatgaaacttcataggtacattgatcatgactcgcagatgacccctattgattttgaggtcactaggtcaaaggtcaaggtgacctgaaatagtaaaatggtttttgaatgataactcaagaacgcatatgcctaggatcatgaaacttcatgggtagattgatcatgacttgcagatgacccctattgattttgaggtcaaaggtcaaggtcacggtgacccgaaatagtaaaatggtttccggatgataactcaagaacgcatacgcctaggatcatgaaacttcatgggtagattgatcatgactcgcagatgacccctattgattttgaggtcaaaggtcaaggtcacggtgacccgatatagtaaaatggttttcggatgataactcaagaacgcatacgcctaggatcatgaaacttcataggtagattgatcatgacttgcagatgacccctattgattttgaggtcacaaggtcaaaggtcaaggtcacggtgacccgaaatagtaaaatgcttttcggatgataactcaagaacacttttgcctaggatcatgacacttcataggtacattgatcgtgacccgcagatgacccctattgattttcaggtcactaggtcaaaggtcaaggtcacagtgacaaaaatcgtattcacacaatggctgccactacaacggacagcccatattgggggcatgcatgttttacaaacagcccttgttcgaATAAAGATAATCAAAGTCAAATACCTGGgctaaatcttatccaaaacttgaccaaaaacgtgcacctgtttggatatctattttttttataaaatcaatatccaaaaaagatataaaaaaatgaaGGTTTATTACTTTTTACTCATATGCTATTATGcaggaaaataaatacaaaatgtagcatacatttacaaaattatgaaaataaatgttacaaatCATTTGTATTAAGAAAATGATATGTTATCAAAGCAAGTGATCTCAAATAACTTTCGTGCCTTTAGAGAGAAAAAGTACATATGACATTTTTAACGTATACTAAAGCTGTTTAAGATGTTTCTGTTAAACGGCAAATAACTGGGTACGGCAAAAGGTTAAGCGATGAAGTTttgtgtaacctcttgcatccttagtttttagcggccgactaaatttacagagcatattttgcaaatcagtatgtgcttataAGCCTTAGGTACGGTAAGAACTGCAACTCTGCTAGGAACgtttaccgctgcctgtctgcagcagacgacaaatgattctgctctcaCAGTTTcagagtgtatataccagcttgtaagacgacatttgccagtctagtgtttatcattgatatctgtacatattggctgctttcagggaaaactgggcttaatgcacatcaaataagattagcctgtgcaaactgattagcctgtgcaatgcgcacaagctaatcaaggacgacaacagcaaacaacttcagggccttcagcgctttgatttttaattgCTTAAGATGCGAACACTGAAAAACTGTTGATATAAGTTTATTACACTCAAATCACTCTTTTTCTTCAAACCAGTTACTTGCATAATAAATGCATgaaatcaaaaaagaaaaaaaaaattcactgcatatttttttatctttcagGAACCATGAAAAAATGTTACCCCAAAGGTTACTCCTACTCAAAAGTGAAGAAACTGCAGATGTGGTGTAAGAAGATGACCGAGGGATATCGCGACGTGGAAGTGCTGGACATGGATAGGTCGTGGAAATCAGGGCTGGTATTCTGCGCCATTATTCACCGGTTCCGACCAGACCTCATGTAAGTGTCTGGGAACAATATATTTTTGGTCTCTCGTTGACAATATATAAGCAGCATCATACAAAAGTTGGACTATGCCTAATGCTGCCATATGGTTgctctagaccagcctgcacCTGTTTGCAGTATTGTAATGAGCTACCCTGTT carries:
- the LOC127865842 gene encoding uncharacterized protein LOC127865842, which produces MAATTNIFTHKETNNWFKAWIALNVMKEGLTNFVVSELKNVHSAIGISCGQCSIANLMPCPTRCLCKKRKPYTCTFHTSQLPKSCQTCDKVKQNITSLHRYNCPSWRNSKAERWVTDPWEIGKCYLPPDGYSDVSSVQESDFNGVISILLNCKHFQTCLSPTFLTPPPPDKQCPLEKIRQIGRDVRHTADCKVTDADLQDYFKTLATLLADPICLLHDTAAIDAHRKLSDLQNDQLTLTGLGELLKEANQTLTHAKEVRERLSKEAAKTLTEGLKTLEATIQVGVLRIQSETMDSIVRIKQAANEKGQDDYERGVAGLYTYSVYTYLHFVIN